Genomic DNA from Gossypium hirsutum isolate 1008001.06 chromosome A01, Gossypium_hirsutum_v2.1, whole genome shotgun sequence:
atattggattactgttcaagcaggatactacacttggtaaaggtgttgttgggtacgttgattctgattatgccggtgatttggacaaacgaagatcaaccactggttatgtgtttactcttgctggaggaccaataagttggaagtctacactgcagtctacagttgcgttgtcaaccacagaagctgaatacatggctgtaacagaggctgtaaaggaagctatttggttacaaggtatggttaaaaccttgggattggtccaggagcatattaatgtgtattgtgatagtcaaagtgctattcatttagcaaagaatcaagtctatcatgcacgtacaaagcatatcgatgtacgtttccactttgtgcgggaaattattgatgaggggaaaattcaccttcagaagattaagactgcagataatcccgcagatatgatgaccaaggtggtaacaacaatcaagttcgaacattgtttgaacttgatcaatattctgcatgtttaacagttgaagaaggcactatcaagtgttgttgacaaaggcagagagaattgtgtgaaaataagattactcgaatcaaatcttcaaggtggagattattgggaattatccatatttatggaaaatcaaagatatgggtatcaaataatagaaagtcaaagatatgggtatcaaatattggaaagtcaaagatatgggtatcgagatattagcataataaaatctgaatatttgcaatatatggtccctaattgtaaagtgactttgcaagttgatccctgaacctcaactataaataggcataaccatctctcattttgtatctcaaacttgccattctctacttaaggcattgttttctctctctctctttgtaaattctcacttgtattttggagtgaaatatatttggtagtgcccgaggacgtaggcaaaatttgctgaacctcgttaaattttgtgttctttattgtattattctgcatgaattgtgtgtgattgcagtgatttattgtgctattaaattacgattgagggatattctggctaggaaagacctgatacttaagcgatccttgtgatccacctctctttcctgggaattgaacttagtgtgattttttagtacaataattttactcttttacacgcttccgcacaacataCTATTTTGAGTAATGgagtataatttaaatactatttataaaaaaaaaagaaacagaagtAGAATTTAAGAAAAATGAGTATAGTTTAAATATGATGCAAGCGAAATACAAACTTTCACCATAGTCGGGTAATACCGGGTCAGTGTGGCTGATAAGAGGATGCCCGTTGTCATCATATTCTTAAACTTATAACTTAAAAAGTACTGAAACATAAACGGTGGTGATTCACTGGtcactcccttttttttttctttattggtCGACCAGTTGATTGCCGGCGCGTAATTCAAAACCCGTCGCCGTAAAATCATCGGCTTTAAGCTTCATCAAAGCAAGAAGCATCGAAGTGATCTCTTTGAGCCTGTTAAAGGAGCTAGGCATGTCTCTCGATGGCTTCCCTCCATTCATTTCAGCTCAGCTCCATTATCTCATCAATCACTTTCCCGACAAAATCAAGGTAATTCTGTCTAACCCTATACCCCCCCATATCTTCAAATTGCCCATTTCAATCAACGACATTAGTTCGATGAAGAGCTAGGGTTCCGTTTTAACAGTAACGAAAGTTTCAATTTCTCTTGTAATTTTGATTTGCAGGTTGAGCAAGTGTTGTCTGGTGGAAAAACCTACACCGGGGGCCTAGATCGATTTACATTGCTTATTCCATATTGCTTAGACTATATTAAATGTCTGTAAGATTTTTAATTGCAAAATGTAAGATTTATCAGTAAAACTGCTTTCTATTTAgatgatatttttgtttacatTGATCCAGGGGATATTATATACAATGCGGAGTTCCCATTGGCTCCACCGGATATAATATTTGGACCTGAAGATGAAGATTTTCACCCATTACACATGACTGGCCGTGTAGGAGAGGGGGACTTGAAGTTTTGGAACATTTTGTCTGATTGGAACTATAAAGACCCGACAAGGCTACTAGCTTTAATTCAGGAATTGAGGTTAGGCTTGATGTTTACTGACACTTGCTATTGCAATGGAAATCAAAATCTTTTATGGTTGTGGGGGGAAAGATAGCCAaaatgttcatgttattttcttgttaaatAGGGACCGGTATATGGCCTACCAGAAGAAACGTGTTGGAGAAGTGGATGATGATAGGTTGACATTTGAGATTAGCACTATTTGTTCACGAGAGGTAATCTCTTGGCATTTGTGTTTGGTTTCTGATGGAGAATGTTTTGAAAATCCTGCTGTGTTGTTTTCTTAACCTGAATTGTGATTCTTTTATAGATATTAGTTGAGGTTAAAGTAACGAATGAGGAAATGTGCAAATTCAGAGACATTTCCTTTACCATTTTTCTCAATGTTTGTTTGTTTAATCACACGAAGTCTGTCCTTAAATGTTGACCATTTTCATGACACATTTAGCCGTAATATACGTCTTTATCCTTAATTTCCTTTCTGCATTTTGTGCATGTCTGTTTCCGTATGTATGAACTGAAAGATAAAAATTTGCCGTCATATAGTTGCATATTGAACTTTTTAGCCTCTTTAGACTCTGTTAAGTCATTGAGtcaatgaacaaaatttttaaccataattatttGAATCTGAATGTATTCAAATTTGTCTACACATGTATTTAAACTTAGTTTACTGTTTTCCACTATTGAAGCTCTTTCATTTTATGAGATGCTTGTATCTGTAAACTGAACTAATTGGTTAGTGCCTTAACTCCTTTCTCTTTTCTGATTCCTTTACTGTGCTGCAGGGAATTGAGATGCAAATTAGTTCAGGTGCTGAAAAGGTATTCCTTTTATGGAATATGATCTTTGTAAGTAGATTATGTGTGCTTAAAACATAATTGGTTTTTAACTAAATCCATGGTGTATATGCCTTTGAATCTTAGCGTAGCCAGAAGAGGTCAAATTTGCTGTGCCTCTAATGGATATGAACATAAACAAAATGGTGCATGGGTGCCCCTGGAGACATCCACAAAAGATATACTTACAGGTACCTTTCCTTCTTTTCCCTCTCATTTATGTGTAATCTAATTCTTAAAAAGTAACTTGTatgtaattttattgttgttaaaattctttcttctcttctgtCCTCCATTTCTTCCCCACCTTGAATGAAGTTTGTAATATTGCAGGTAATATATCCCGTTGGAAAAAAGTATGCATCTACTCCTTCAGCACCTCGTCTGAAATTGATGTCAACTACTGAGCTGAGAGCTCTGTTTACAATCGAGGATGTCAAGCTTCCTTCATGGTTGGATGGAATGTGAGTTATGTAAAtcatcctgcatttgttgcataTCTTAAAAGATGGACACATCTTGTGCTGACAAACCTCTGTTGGTTTTTACCTTCTCATTTGAAGGTGCATGGCTGAATATCTTCCTCATCTAGAAGAATCTCTTCAGAAACAGGTTGGCTCCTTTTTGGTCATCTAGGTTTGCTTTCAGTTTGTGTAAGAGTAGGAGTGATCTGTAATTGTTCTCTAGGTCCTGGAAGCTGTTTCATTAATTGACATAAGAAGACACTTCATAGAGGCATTAGCCCCATTGTTTGGAAGACCTTTGGAAGCTGATCCGGTGTGCACTAGTCTTGCCATTTATCTTTTTATATGAAGCATTAGTTTATTTAACATTGATTGTTAGTTTCTCATTGCTTTCCTTGGCAGGTCTTTTGCAGAAAGGCAACATTTCTTGCTTCCTCTGGATCCTTTGTTTTCTTGGTACCATCAGATAATTGCTGATTCTACCATTTTCTGTTTAGACCAATGGAGGACTATTTCAATAAACATGATTAAGTTCTAGACTATGATTGCATTTGATTTTAGTGCAATAAGTTTTTGGATCAAACTTCTAGTACCcatatttttttacttaactCGGTCTCTGCTAAAAGTCAACTTTTGATAGTACTGTTGTTGTAGGTGCACTTCCATATTTCAACTCTGTTTCCTAAGCAGCAGCCAGCTCTGATGTTCCAAAGTTCTCAGGTTATTCTATTAGCATTTCCTGATATGTTAAGCACTCGGGTTCTTGGGTTCAATATTTAGATCCCATTTTTAGACAGATTGATAAAAAGGTGTGATGTATCTGAAAGGATACATGGAAGATATTACCGAATAAGTTTAAGGACCAACTAGCTTTTATGATTCTGCTGAATATCAGTTTCTCTACTCGTTGGAGAACATGAACATTGATTGTCTATTGCAGCATATATCGCCACAAGGAATACCGAAAAAGTCACCTCTTCTAGCAGAATATCCATGGAGTCCGAGATGGGAAGCATCACAAATGGCAGAGCGGATATTGTGAGTTTCATTAGTCTTAGTAGATTCTCAATCATTTTCAGTGTGTTTTATTAACATGTATTGATTTCTTCAGCGATTTCTTGGCGGATGAGTCTCTGAACTTCAAACGGTTCTGTAATGAGTCTCAACCTCAACACTAGAACGATAAAGGGATGCTGAAGTTTGGTATGGGTTATGTTTTATTCATTCAAGTTGTCTAAAAAATGCTTAATGGGACATTTGGTAGTTTTCTTTTTAATACAATTTCGAAACTGGTGTCTTAAGTTGTAGAAAGGAAATGCAAAGATCTATCTTTCGCTTCTTAATGCTGATTCATACTTACCCCTTTTTATTATAGTCCAACACCAACTTAGATTTATGGACGTATTTACGTTAATTAATGTTCATAAACATGGATAAACAGCAAACACTAGAAGAGCAAGTGATCGAAATTATTTGCTGGCAGCTGAAGGTTTATAGTTTTAAGTCTCCATAATGACGTTACTTTTGTTAGTTTGtaatgtgataaataaataaaagccaaCAATATGAATGAAACTTTTCAATATTACTACTTTATTTTCAGATAAGtcataattaaattaacttttaaCCTATATCTaagtttttaacttttaatttaggtttaattctcaatttttcttattttcttactTTGGTACTAAATTttttatgtcttaatttagtACCTAAAGTATTAGTCACTTCTCAATTTGGTATTTAAAGTATGCCTTtgttgtatttttgaaaattgatagCCAATCACAAAGTGTTACGCAACAGCTTTATgtaaaaaatgtatatacatttagaaaaatgaaaataaatatataaaaaattcagaaaatatatatataatctaaaaaatatataaaaataaaatttacaaaaaagcACAAATTAGTTGAaatcaataatattatttaaaaaatgtaaaaaaattgtaaaaattttaaagaattgtaaataaaatatttaaaaacaattttttaaattttttaaaaaagtatttaaatttcaaggttttttttcaattacttgaaatttaattactttttttttatttttttataacaattttgaatttgatatattattctgactttttaaattttaaaatttactttagaattttataaaaaatacatttttatatattatatatgatttttttttacatttttaataaatataatatatataatattaaaaaaataataaaaaggggcACATTGCGTGTTCTAATAGCATCACGTGGTAGGTTGATACTCGGTCAATGACTGATCAAAATCAACagtgtttttaatatttaaatattaaacattatagttttctatttttattttaaataaatctaattatcACATGTCATTTTTTTCATTGGCTAAAATAAGTCATGTGACACTTTTTATTGGTTAAAGTGGcctaacaaaaaatatttaatggATGTTATAAAATGGACTAAAAATAGAGGAAATTGATACTTTAAGTATCGAactgagataaaaaaaatttaaataccgaAAAAATAGGAAAATGGATATACTTGAGAGACTAAAAAATGAATTTAGCCTTTAATTTTTGCCTAAATAAATTGTTAACAAGAAATAAGGGCCAAGTGTTTATGGAggtgtggaaagcatatgtgggCTTATTTAAATGAAGTTGTAAAGGGCAAGTGCTCTTTAAATATTTTAGCTAGTGGCCTGGCGATACCCTTTGGGTTTGATTTTGGACAAATATTCTGAGCTTTAAAAACTTCAACTAAAACCAAATCAAATAGTAATTGGTTTgattcgttttaaaattttatattatgttaagttttttcactaatttaatatataaaatatttatttttatttagtaaaaattaattataatatgataaaaatacaaCTCAACTTGGtttgtatattttaatttgaaccGAAAATCAAACTGAATGTATTTAAAtaatcattaaatcaaaattaaatcaaatttgataAAATTGAACCAAAATCAAATACTATAGTTTAAATTGAATTTCGAATTTGTTTTGCTCTTCAAGTGTCCacatcatcaattttttttaattttaattctcacATCAACTATACAACATCAATTTGCTATGTTATCTAATATGTCATTAATTGCTATATTATCACTTAATGAATGCTAAGGGCTTCCATAGAAACTATAACTTTAAGGATTAGGGTCAGTTTAACATTACTTCTCAGTAATATTTTTGGGACAAAAAACACTTTTGAGGTAAAAgtattataacacccctaactcatacccatcagaatagggtttcagagcattacaaaaaaaaaacgtaatctaaatcattcattttaaacatttcaataatcataatataattcatcattaaacatGCAATACATCCCTTATTCAAGCCTTTGAGGCcttaaaatcattttagaaataatttgggactaaatcaagaaTATTTGAAAAATTTAGAACAAAGTTAAAAAATTCAACTACAAGGGTCACATAGCTGTGTGGCCAggttgtgtgactcacacggctgagatatatgcccgtgtctcaggctgtgtggacattcgaagtagggacacacggccgtgtccaaactcgtgtccgtgcccgtgtaactctctaacttgggttatacggccaagccacacgcccgtgtgccagaccatgtaaCTCTTGAAATGGCCTCGCATGCCCGTCTGCTAGCCGTGTGGACGTAAAATGtgccttaaacaacaagtttaccaattcgtacttgcttgggcattaagcaactcaaaaaccatttGTTTAACCTATTCAATACACGATCAAACAcactcaaaacatgccaaaacaatcatcttaagtgcctaaccaatgtaacctcattggtaccacatttatatcaccaatgcatcattcaaatcaaagtttaaaacataccaaaatcactcCATTTAGCCTAGTTTATAACCACCTAAACAtcaatattaatttcacatacaCCTAACAATCTTAGGTTCAAATCAACATCCCTAAtttatggcttcaaacacaaacatatgcttatatatataccaaaccaacattatacttaaacTCAATTACATCacatataccaaattcattaaaaaccaaacaaatcctaggtacatgccattacaaaaggTAAACATCAACACATTTGAGATGGGAATCGTTGCTGGATGCTGAATCGgcgatcaaaagagaagtacctaacctgcgcgcagaaaacaaaatcgtacactgagtaaaactcagtgatatttctataatccaaacaattAAAGACATAATGATACAAGAATGCTCAATTTGAATTGTATAATCACATTACTATCTAACAAACAATTGTAATTTATCACCATCTCAATTTCATGCAGAATACCACATTGTATCATGATTTGCTCAACTTCACAAATATTCTTCCATTAGTTGGTTTAACATATAACTCAATT
This window encodes:
- the LOC121205059 gene encoding BRISC and BRCA1-A complex member 2, producing the protein MSLDGFPPFISAQLHYLINHFPDKIKVEQVLSGGKTYTGGLDRFTLLIPYCLDYIKWDIIYNAEFPLAPPDIIFGPEDEDFHPLHMTGRVGEGDLKFWNILSDWNYKDPTRLLALIQELRDRYMAYQKKRVGEVDDDRLTFEISTICSREGIEMQISSGAEKPEEVKFAVPLMDMNINKMVHGCPWRHPQKIYLQVIYPVGKKYASTPSAPRLKLMSTTELRALFTIEDVKLPSWLDGMCMAEYLPHLEESLQKQVLEAVSLIDIRRHFIEALAPLFGRPLEADPVFCRKATFLASSGSFVFLVHFHISTLFPKQQPALMFQSSQHISPQGIPKKSPLLAEYPWSPRWEASQMAERIFDFLADESLNFKRFCNESQPQH